In Paenibacillus ihbetae, the following are encoded in one genomic region:
- a CDS encoding LTA synthase family protein, giving the protein MDRNHEHRLKIYIFMFLTLFLKLILLRVFLFNGVAWGKVLTDALSLLALLSLLELLLPMKGKKTAYGVINLIFSFILFASAVYNVHFGSIPTYTAMAGLGQVNQVRSSIIPLLEPAHFLFFLDLLIVLLVIMVRKIRARAHRGLHFSTQRSYISSARSGMKWRMAMGGILVLTLVLSVLIVRKAWGIENEIVRAENMGFMNYQVSAVVRQSQENRALAQGNLQEKIGEIRKLQASYPYGDDQEKKPEGFGAAKGKNLIIVQMESLQRFPIGQSLDGQEITPVMNKLAKEGLYFPHIFQQIGQGNTSDAEFAVNTSIYPTGTVAMSTGFGSKELPSLPRLLGQHGYVTSTFHVNDLKFWDRNKLYPALDFQHFFDKPYYTNDHFNDFGPSDEELFRVGMEKLIENRQQNKLSYAHMITVSNHSPYTVKEEFARLGLPAELKGTHLGNYLQSVNYSDYALGTLVDRLKQNGMWDETVLVVYGDHFGINPAEADANMISQVLGIPYHERISRFNIPLIIHVPGMDKGRTIEQVGGQVDILPTVANLLGISLKDEQFTAFGHDLLNVKRNVIGMRYYLPTGSFFNNDILFVPGDGFEDGTAVSIKTMEPVDDLMPYRQDYDYILQLMKLSDDYVKMLPKREP; this is encoded by the coding sequence ATGGATCGGAATCATGAACATAGGTTGAAAATATATATTTTTATGTTTTTGACATTATTCTTAAAGCTCATCCTATTAAGGGTGTTCTTGTTTAACGGGGTGGCATGGGGAAAAGTGCTGACGGATGCGCTATCCCTTCTGGCCCTGCTCAGTTTGCTGGAGCTGCTGCTTCCGATGAAAGGCAAGAAAACCGCTTACGGGGTGATCAATCTCATCTTCTCCTTCATTCTGTTCGCTTCGGCTGTTTATAACGTACATTTCGGGTCCATACCGACGTATACAGCCATGGCAGGGCTAGGTCAGGTGAATCAGGTGAGATCCAGCATTATTCCTTTGCTGGAGCCTGCGCATTTTTTATTCTTTCTGGATTTGCTGATCGTTCTGCTGGTCATTATGGTTCGGAAAATACGTGCACGCGCACATAGAGGACTGCATTTCAGTACGCAGCGGTCCTATATTTCTTCCGCAAGATCTGGCATGAAGTGGCGGATGGCCATGGGAGGCATATTAGTGCTAACCTTGGTGCTCTCTGTTTTGATCGTGAGGAAGGCATGGGGGATCGAGAATGAAATTGTCCGGGCGGAAAACATGGGCTTCATGAATTATCAGGTATCTGCCGTCGTCCGGCAATCGCAGGAGAACCGAGCACTGGCGCAGGGAAATCTGCAAGAGAAAATCGGAGAGATCCGGAAGCTGCAGGCATCGTATCCCTACGGTGACGACCAGGAGAAGAAGCCTGAAGGGTTCGGGGCAGCGAAAGGCAAAAACCTGATCATCGTACAGATGGAATCGCTCCAGCGATTCCCGATCGGCCAGTCCCTGGACGGGCAGGAAATTACGCCTGTTATGAACAAGCTGGCGAAGGAAGGGTTGTATTTCCCGCATATTTTCCAGCAGATCGGGCAAGGAAACACCTCGGACGCCGAGTTCGCGGTCAATACATCCATCTATCCGACGGGTACGGTCGCGATGTCGACCGGCTTCGGCAGCAAGGAGCTGCCAAGCCTTCCGAGACTATTGGGTCAGCACGGGTATGTCACCAGCACGTTTCATGTCAACGACCTGAAGTTCTGGGATCGGAATAAATTGTATCCTGCTCTGGATTTTCAACATTTTTTTGATAAGCCTTATTATACGAATGATCATTTTAATGACTTCGGCCCTTCGGATGAAGAGCTGTTTCGCGTCGGGATGGAGAAGCTGATCGAGAACCGACAGCAGAATAAGCTGTCCTATGCGCATATGATTACGGTCTCGAATCATTCTCCGTACACCGTGAAGGAGGAATTTGCGAGATTGGGGCTACCGGCCGAGCTCAAGGGTACCCACCTTGGGAACTACCTGCAATCGGTGAACTACTCGGATTATGCGCTGGGCACCTTGGTGGATCGGCTGAAGCAAAACGGGATGTGGGACGAGACGGTCCTTGTCGTGTATGGCGATCATTTCGGCATCAATCCGGCGGAAGCCGATGCGAATATGATCTCGCAGGTATTGGGCATTCCCTACCATGAACGGATCAGCCGCTTCAATATTCCGCTGATTATTCATGTTCCGGGCATGGACAAGGGGCGCACGATTGAACAGGTGGGGGGGCAGGTTGATATCCTCCCGACCGTAGCGAACCTGCTCGGCATCTCGCTTAAGGACGAACAGTTTACGGCATTCGGGCATGACCTGCTGAATGTAAAGCGAAATGTGATAGGCATGCGCTACTATCTCCCGACAGGCTCGTTCTTCAATAACGACATTTTGTTCGTTCCCGGAGACGGCTTTGAGGATGGAACCGCCGTATCCATCAAGACGATGGAGCCGGTTGACGACCTGATGCCATACCGGCAGGATTATGATTATATTTTGCAGTTGATGAAGCTGTCGGACGACTATGTCAAGATGCTTCCGAAGCGGGAGCCTTGA